One Miscanthus floridulus cultivar M001 chromosome 11, ASM1932011v1, whole genome shotgun sequence DNA window includes the following coding sequences:
- the LOC136491588 gene encoding uncharacterized protein, which translates to MEILRMGNRGEEVGSLPGLLTLKELNLDNYLGWSIQDIGFEDSIMAWHLASEICLFGDRTNESSLLEAIRVLSNYMMFLLVLRPYMLPGPVRRSRYSQFHHDLLDEFMQAARAGAKSPQDLLDWSLRKGFHARIHSDVPHKYFDAGVRLADALFDRPNGLEVIFGVWVEMLCYVANHCSRESHARQLSMGGELVTAVWLMARHASLSFIV; encoded by the coding sequence ATGGAGATCCTGCGCATGGGGAACCGGGGCGAGGAGGTCGGCTCCCTGCCAGGCCTGCTCACGCTCAAGGAGCTCAACCTGGACAACTACCTCGGCTGGAGCATCCAGGACATCGGTTTCGAGGACAGCATCATGGCCTGGCACCTCGCCAGTGAGATCTGCCTCTTTGGTGACCGCACTAATGAGTCGAGTTTGCTTGAGGCCATCAGGGTGCTGTCCAACTACATGATGTTTCTCCTTGTTCTGCGCCCCTACATGCTACCGGGCCCCGTGCGGCGCAGCCGTTATAGCCAGTTCCATCACGACCTGCTGGATGAGTTCATGCAAGCAGCTCGTGCGGGTGCCAAATCGCCACAGGACCTGCTGGACTGGTCCCTGCGCAAGGGATTCCATGCTCGTATCCACTCCGATGTTCCCCATAAATACTTCGACGCCGGAGTGAGGCTTGCAGATGCGCTCTTCGACCGACCAAATGGGCTGGAAGTCATTTTTGGGGTCTGGGTGGAGATGCTGTGCTACGTTGCTAACCACTGCAGCAGAGAGTCTCATGCCAGGCAGCTCAGCATGGGCGGCGAACTCGTCACGGCCGTGTGGCTTATGGCAAGGCACGCCAGCCTGTCTTTCATCGTCTAA